The following are encoded together in the Drosophila sechellia strain sech25 chromosome 3R, ASM438219v1, whole genome shotgun sequence genome:
- the LOC116801623 gene encoding tropomyosin-1, isoforms 33/34-like: MIGDSLDEAFVDLIKGLEPFWNPRNPKPPTPKLPTPTPEELAAMEEARAAAEAAAAAEAEAAEAAAAAGEAGADGAPAAPGDEKAPEKEPTPPKEPTPPPPPPPPFEYSIDLPPEGAEVPYVKNYEPPPPGSEPEPVPAAEGEAAPAAEGAAPPADGAAPPAEGAAPPAEGAAPPAEGAAPPAEGAAPPADGAAPPAEAAAAPADAAAPAAEAAPAEAPAAEDAPAEAAPAEAAPAAAEGEAPPA; this comes from the coding sequence ATGATTGGCGACAGCCTAGACGAGGCCTTCGTTGACCTCATTAAGGGTCTGGAGCCGTTCTGGAATCCGCGCAACCCCAAGCCGCCGACTCCGAAGCTCCCGACGCCCACGCCAGAAGAACTGGCCGCCATGGAGGAGGCACGAGCTGCGGCCGAAGCTGCCGCAGCTGCAGAAGCGGAAGCCGCAGAagcagctgccgctgctggcGAAGCCGGAGCAGATGGTGCACCCGCTGCACCCGGAGATGAAAAGGCACCTGAAAAGGAACCCACTCCGCCCAAGGAGCCCACTcctccgccaccaccaccaccgccattCGAGTACTCGATCGATCTGCCACCAGAGGGTGCCGAGGTGCCCTATGTCAAGAACTACGAGCCACCACCACCCGGATCCGAGCCAGAGCCAGTGCCAGCCGCTGAAGGGGAGGCTGCTCCGGCAGCGGAGGGTGCTGCTCCGCCGGCTGATGGTGCTGCTCCACCCGCTGAAGGCGCTGCTCCTCCAGCCGAGGGTGCTGCTCCGCCAGCTGAGggtgctgctcctcctgctgaaggcgctgctcctcctgctgatGGCGCCGCTCCTCCAGCCGAGGCTGCCGCAGCACCAGCTGATGCAGCGGCTCCAGCTGCCGAGGCTGCTCCAGCTGAAGCTCCTGCAGCCGAAGATGCTCCAGCTGAAGCCGCTCCCGCCGAAGCGGCTCCCGCTGCTGCCGAAGGCGAGGCACCTCCAGCTTAG